A genomic segment from Gopherus evgoodei ecotype Sinaloan lineage chromosome 6, rGopEvg1_v1.p, whole genome shotgun sequence encodes:
- the ACTL7A gene encoding LOW QUALITY PROTEIN: actin-like protein 7A (The sequence of the model RefSeq protein was modified relative to this genomic sequence to represent the inferred CDS: deleted 1 base in 1 codon), whose protein sequence is MSVKGSTSSVAVATIQEGPAKRAVLVRASKKPKEDSASSTQGSPKIVKETRAVIIDIGTGYCKCGFAGEPRPSHVISSTVGKHFQETAKTGDNRKESFVGKELQDVKIPLKLVNPLRHGIVVDWDCVQDIWEYIFHKEMKIQPEEHAVLVSDPPLSPTTNREKYAEMLFETFCTPAMHIAYQSRLSMYSYGKTSALVVESGHGVSYVVPIYEGYTMPSITGRVDYAGSDLTQYLMKLLNEAGKTFTGEQLSVIEDIKEKCCYTSLDLQHDMSLPLRKQQVDYELPDGHLIPIGKERFLCAEMLFKPSLIGSQQPALPLLTMTCLSKCDVDLKKKLMGNILLCGGCTMLRGFPDRFQSDLTKMCPNDNPIAAASPDRKSSVWTGGSILASLKAFQQLWVYRREYEEQGPFFIYRKCF, encoded by the exons atgtcaGTCAAAGGAAGCACCAGTTCTGTAGCAGTAGCAACAATCCAGGAAGGTCCTGCAAAACGGGCAGTACTGGTTCGGGCCAGTAAAAAGCCTAAAGAAGATAGCGCATCATCAACTCAGGGAAGCCCCAAGATTGTGAAGGAGACTAGAGCAGTGATCATAGACATTGGCACAGGTTACTGTAAGTGTGGATTTGCTGGAGAGCCTCGTCCCTCCCATGTTATTTCATCTACAGTGGGCAAGCATTTCCAGGAGACTGCTAAAACTGGGGACAATCGCAAAGAAAGC TTTgttggaaaagaacttcaggatgTGAAAATACCCCTAAAACTGGTCAACCCCTTGAGACATGGCATAGTGGTTGACTGGGATTGTGTCCAAGACATTTGGGAATACATTTTCCACAAAGAGATGAAGATTCAGCCAGAGGAGCATGCGGTGCTGGTATCAGACCCTCCACTGAGTCCTACCACCAACAGGGAGAAATATGCTGAGATGCTGTTTGAAACGTTCTGCACTCCTGCCATGCATATCGCCTACCAGTCCAGATTATCTATGTATTCATATGGAAAGACCTCTGCTCTTGTGGTAGAAAGTGGCCATGGCGTTTCATATGTGGTCCCTATCTACGAAGGTTATACTATGCCAAGCATTACTGGACGCGTAGACTATGCTGGATCAGACCTTACCCAGTACCTCATGAAGTTATTAAATGAGGCGGGGAAAACATTTACTGGGGAACAACTAAGTGTGATAGAAGACATCAAGGAAAAGTGTTGTTATACGTCTCTGGACCTTCAGCATGACATGAGTTTGCCTCTCCGGAAACAGCAGGTTGATTACGAACTTCCAGATGGGCACCTAATTCCAATTGGCAAAGAGAGATTCCTGTGTGCTGAAATGCTCTTTAAACCATCCTTGATAGGATCACAGCAGCCAGCGCTTCCACTGCTGACAATGACCTGCCTCAGTAAATGTGATGTTGATCTCAAGAAGAAGCTGATGGGCAATATCTTGCTGTGTGGAGGTTGTACCATGCTGAGGGGTTTCCCTGACCGCTTCCAGAGCGACCTGACCAAGATGTGCCCCAATGATAATCCCATTGCAGCAGCATCCCCTGACAGAAAGTCTTCTGTCTGGACTGGAGGGTCAATTTTGGCATCACTCAAGGCCTTTCAGCAGCTCTGGGTTTACAGAAGAGAATATGAAGAACAGGGTCCTTTCTTCATCTACAGGAAATGCTTTTGA